Proteins co-encoded in one Candidatus Tectomicrobia bacterium genomic window:
- a CDS encoding tetratricopeptide repeat protein, whose protein sequence is MRPEGRVRRLFACAASLAALLLAGCGPLPPPPEPSRAQRIYQEGQLAIQQGNTQKALERFEAAAALAAKEGNSLGVTSSLHAIALVHIQAERWREALSYMLRVLSLDRKALEEARRAGAPQDALRLAEAKVASDLYDIARLHRRLGAPGDALRRLQEALQIDLRLGRDQGAAITHNNIGRLLLALDRLDEAEAHFKQALAIFQKREDKERALEVWNNLIFLERVRRTGKGR, encoded by the coding sequence ATGAGGCCGGAAGGCCGGGTCCGGCGGCTTTTCGCCTGCGCCGCCTCCCTGGCCGCGCTCCTTCTGGCGGGGTGCGGCCCCCTTCCGCCTCCGCCGGAGCCCTCCCGCGCCCAGCGGATCTATCAGGAAGGCCAGCTCGCCATCCAGCAGGGGAACACCCAAAAGGCCCTGGAGCGCTTCGAGGCGGCGGCCGCCCTCGCCGCGAAGGAAGGGAACTCCCTCGGGGTCACCTCCAGCCTGCACGCCATAGCCCTGGTCCACATCCAGGCGGAGCGCTGGCGGGAGGCCCTCTCCTACATGCTCAGGGTGCTCTCCCTGGACCGGAAGGCGCTCGAGGAGGCCCGGCGGGCGGGGGCGCCGCAGGACGCGCTCCGCCTGGCCGAGGCCAAGGTCGCGAGCGACCTCTACGACATCGCGCGCCTGCACCGCCGGCTGGGAGCCCCCGGGGACGCGCTCCGGCGCCTCCAGGAGGCCCTGCAGATCGACCTCCGCCTCGGGCGGGATCAGGGGGCGGCGATCACCCACAACAACATCGGCCGGCTCCTCCTCGCCCTCGACCGCCTGGACGAGGCGGAGGCCCACTTCAAGCAGGCCCTGGCTATTTTCCAGAAGCGGGAGGACAAGGAACGGGCGCTGGAGGTGTGGAACAACCTGATCTTCCTCGAGAGGGTACGGCGCACGGGGAAGGGCCGCTAG
- a CDS encoding CoA transferase, whose protein sequence is MPESGPLPLEGLRILAVEQFGAGPLGTMILADLGAEVIKIENPATQGDSARPVPPYPLPNNDSYYFQGFNRNKKSVALDIVAPEGREILHKLVARSDVLFSNCKGTDPEKLQLTYKHLGLYNERLVCCFLSGFGMTGPRASEPAYDYLMQAYAGIMSLTGEPGAPPAKAGVSFVDYSGGYLGMLGLMTGLWEVSRTGRGRDIDVSLLEGAAYQLGYLATWALNCGHVPQRFPHSAHPSLVPSQNFETKDGWVSVLCMKHRFYPILVEKMGRRELAADPRFRTQKDRFDNRDALLEILSREFRTRTTAEWSALLAGHVPFAPVNTVVEALEDPQIRARGMIVEVEHPAAGIMQMLGCPIRVPGARMRWNRAPYMGEHTREVLCELAGLREGELEALRTKGVVEWTEPSAPEGRA, encoded by the coding sequence ATGCCGGAGAGCGGGCCGCTGCCCCTGGAGGGGCTGCGCATCCTGGCGGTGGAGCAGTTCGGGGCGGGGCCCCTCGGGACCATGATCCTGGCGGACCTGGGCGCCGAGGTCATCAAGATCGAGAATCCGGCCACCCAGGGGGATTCGGCGCGGCCCGTGCCGCCCTACCCTCTTCCGAACAACGACAGCTATTATTTCCAAGGCTTCAACCGGAATAAGAAGAGCGTGGCGCTCGACATCGTGGCGCCCGAGGGCCGCGAGATTCTCCACAAGCTGGTGGCCCGCTCGGACGTGCTTTTCTCCAACTGCAAGGGGACGGACCCCGAGAAGCTCCAGCTCACCTACAAACACCTGGGCCTCTACAACGAGCGCCTGGTCTGCTGCTTTCTCTCCGGCTTCGGCATGACCGGCCCCCGCGCCTCCGAGCCCGCCTACGACTACCTCATGCAGGCCTACGCCGGGATCATGAGCCTCACCGGCGAACCGGGCGCCCCCCCGGCCAAGGCGGGGGTCAGCTTCGTGGACTATTCGGGTGGTTATCTCGGCATGCTCGGCCTGATGACCGGCCTGTGGGAAGTGAGCCGGACGGGCCGGGGGCGGGACATCGACGTCTCGCTCCTCGAGGGCGCCGCCTATCAGCTCGGATATCTGGCCACCTGGGCGCTCAACTGCGGGCACGTGCCCCAGCGGTTTCCCCACAGCGCCCACCCCTCCCTCGTCCCCTCCCAGAATTTCGAAACCAAGGACGGCTGGGTGAGCGTCCTGTGCATGAAGCACCGGTTCTATCCCATCCTGGTGGAGAAGATGGGTCGCCGCGAGCTGGCCGCCGACCCCCGTTTCCGGACCCAGAAGGACCGCTTCGACAACCGGGACGCCCTGCTCGAAATTCTCTCCCGGGAATTTCGGACCCGAACCACGGCGGAATGGTCCGCCCTCCTGGCCGGCCATGTGCCCTTCGCGCCCGTCAACACCGTGGTCGAGGCCCTCGAAGACCCCCAGATCAGGGCCCGGGGGATGATCGTCGAGGTCGAGCATCCCGCCGCCGGGATCATGCAGATGCTGGGCTGCCCCATCCGGGTTCCCGGCGCCCGGATGCGCTGGAACCGGGCGCCCTACATGGGAGAGCACACACGGGAAGTGCTCTGCGAGCTGGCCGGCCTGCGCGAGGGGGAGCTGGAAGCCCTCCGGACCAAGGGAGTGGTGGAGTGGACGGAGCCTTCCGCTCCGGAGGGGAGGGCATAG
- the mtnA gene encoding S-methyl-5-thioribose-1-phosphate isomerase, protein MSEFGNFRTLEYVDGALRLIDQRRLPTEEVYVDCRTEEEVAEAIRSMVVRGAPAIGVAAAYGMAIAARRAAGGSPAEQREALERAAVLLESTRPTAVNLFWAIERMRAAARESRSSGEKLARELLDLAEEMRREDHAVCRRIGDIGADLLPGGVALLTHCNAGALATAGYGTATGVIRSGFRDGKVTRVFVDETRPYLQGSRLTAWELDRDGIPVVLITDNMAAYCMRLGKVGAVVVGADRVAANGDVANKIGTYGLAILAREHGVPFYVAAPISTIDLKTARGEDIPIEERPGQELRSIGGRSIAPEGVEVFNPAFDVTPARLVDALITERGVVRFSRGERLERLFSAS, encoded by the coding sequence GTGAGCGAGTTCGGGAACTTTCGAACCCTGGAATACGTGGACGGTGCGCTCCGGCTGATCGATCAGCGCCGCCTGCCTACCGAGGAAGTGTACGTGGACTGCCGGACGGAGGAGGAGGTGGCCGAGGCCATCCGCTCCATGGTGGTGCGGGGAGCGCCGGCCATCGGCGTCGCGGCGGCCTACGGGATGGCCATCGCCGCGCGGCGGGCGGCGGGGGGATCACCGGCGGAGCAGCGGGAGGCGCTGGAGCGGGCGGCGGTCCTTCTGGAATCCACCCGGCCCACGGCGGTCAACCTGTTCTGGGCGATCGAGCGCATGCGGGCGGCCGCTCGCGAGAGCCGCTCCTCCGGCGAGAAGCTGGCCCGGGAGCTCCTCGATCTGGCGGAGGAGATGCGCCGCGAGGACCATGCCGTCTGCCGCCGGATCGGTGACATCGGGGCGGATTTGCTGCCGGGCGGCGTGGCCCTCCTCACGCACTGCAACGCGGGCGCGCTGGCGACGGCGGGGTACGGGACGGCCACGGGGGTGATCCGCAGCGGTTTCCGGGACGGGAAGGTGACGCGGGTATTCGTGGACGAGACGCGGCCCTACCTTCAGGGCTCGCGCCTGACCGCCTGGGAGCTCGACCGGGACGGGATTCCCGTCGTGCTCATCACGGACAACATGGCGGCCTACTGCATGCGTCTGGGCAAGGTGGGCGCCGTGGTGGTGGGGGCGGACCGGGTGGCGGCGAACGGGGACGTGGCCAACAAGATCGGCACCTACGGGCTGGCCATCCTGGCCCGGGAGCATGGCGTCCCATTCTACGTCGCGGCTCCCATCAGCACGATCGACCTGAAGACCGCGCGAGGGGAGGATATTCCCATCGAGGAGCGGCCGGGCCAGGAATTGAGGAGCATCGGCGGCCGGAGCATCGCACCCGAGGGAGTGGAGGTATTCAATCCGGCGTTCGATGTGACGCCCGCCCGGCTGGTGGATGCCCTGATTACGGAGCGGGGGGTGGTTAGATTCTCCCGCGGGGAGCGCCTGGAGAGGCTCTTCTCTGCTTCGTAA
- a CDS encoding ABC transporter ATP-binding protein, which produces MVAKIQIRNLRKVYDTPERRVHALENINLDIQDGEFLCLVGLSGCGKTTLLNILAGFVEITAGQVLMDGKPLNDDYDKGVVFQEYALFPWRTARKNVEYGLEIRKVPAEERKKIAMEYLRLVRLEEFADFYPHNLSGGMRQRVAVARALAFDPQILLMDEPFGALDAQTREELQELTVDVWQKTKKTVVYVTHNLSEAVYLGNRVAVFIPRPGRIREIIPVNFARPRDALALEFIELQREIDRLIRT; this is translated from the coding sequence ATGGTGGCGAAAATTCAAATCCGGAACCTCCGAAAGGTGTATGACACGCCCGAGCGCCGCGTTCACGCGCTTGAGAACATCAATCTGGATATCCAGGACGGCGAATTCCTCTGTCTGGTCGGGCTCTCCGGCTGCGGCAAGACCACGCTCCTGAACATCCTCGCCGGCTTCGTCGAAATCACCGCAGGACAAGTCCTGATGGACGGGAAGCCCCTCAACGATGATTATGACAAGGGGGTGGTGTTCCAGGAGTATGCCCTCTTCCCCTGGCGGACCGCGCGCAAGAACGTCGAATATGGCCTCGAAATCCGGAAAGTACCCGCCGAGGAGCGGAAGAAGATTGCGATGGAGTACCTCCGCCTCGTCCGGCTCGAGGAGTTTGCGGACTTTTATCCCCACAACCTCTCTGGCGGCATGCGGCAGAGGGTGGCCGTTGCCCGGGCGCTTGCGTTCGACCCCCAGATCCTGCTCATGGACGAGCCCTTCGGGGCGCTCGACGCCCAGACGCGCGAAGAACTCCAGGAACTGACGGTGGACGTGTGGCAGAAGACGAAGAAGACGGTCGTCTATGTGACGCACAACCTCAGCGAGGCGGTTTATTTGGGCAACCGCGTCGCGGTCTTCATCCCGCGCCCGGGCCGCATCCGTGAAATCATCCCGGTGAATTTCGCCCGGCCCCGGGACGCCCTCGCGTTGGAGTTCATCGAGTTGCAGCGGGAAATCGACCGGCTGATTCGCACCTGA
- a CDS encoding ABC transporter substrate-binding protein → MKRAGKFWAGLALAGLMLASGWSAEGAQKFRVGIHRALFGSFEVVADRMGYWKAEGLDYNVAYFKQGKLMNRAIIQGDLDVGTTGFAPFVTSVSKGAKLTGIAVTTDLCAQQRVMVAKNSPIKSIKDLKGKTFATLIGTSVDQSFRTYVLPRHGLTEKDLKWLNVVTTDRVAALVSGNADAALVGDPQAEIAAQKGLVRDIEDLCAYDRPRMMHIGNPQTIKANPDQYVKYFRGWLKAMQLLKSDPEKFAKVYHEALTEVGDKTEYSVVLATLKRLTTTPEFNDEIRKNLTEIAAMQKKLGWIKNPPNFSKGAAMDDSMLKKASTASAN, encoded by the coding sequence ATGAAACGTGCGGGGAAATTCTGGGCTGGGTTGGCCCTGGCGGGCCTGATGCTCGCCTCGGGATGGAGCGCCGAAGGGGCGCAGAAATTCCGCGTCGGAATCCACCGCGCCCTGTTCGGCTCCTTCGAGGTTGTGGCCGACCGGATGGGTTACTGGAAAGCGGAGGGCCTGGATTACAACGTCGCCTACTTTAAGCAGGGCAAGCTGATGAACCGGGCCATCATCCAGGGAGACCTGGACGTGGGGACGACCGGGTTCGCCCCCTTCGTTACCTCCGTGTCGAAGGGCGCCAAGCTGACCGGCATCGCGGTGACGACTGATCTCTGCGCCCAGCAGCGCGTCATGGTCGCGAAGAACTCGCCCATCAAGAGCATCAAGGATCTGAAAGGTAAGACCTTCGCCACCCTCATCGGCACGAGCGTGGATCAGTCGTTTAGGACCTATGTCCTCCCGCGCCACGGCTTGACCGAGAAGGACCTGAAATGGCTCAACGTCGTCACCACCGACCGGGTGGCGGCCCTGGTGTCGGGGAACGCGGACGCGGCCCTCGTCGGGGATCCCCAGGCCGAGATCGCGGCTCAGAAGGGGCTGGTCAGGGATATCGAGGATTTGTGCGCTTACGACCGACCGCGGATGATGCACATCGGCAATCCGCAGACGATCAAGGCGAACCCGGATCAGTACGTGAAGTATTTCAGGGGATGGCTGAAGGCGATGCAGCTGCTGAAGAGCGATCCCGAGAAGTTCGCCAAGGTCTATCACGAGGCCCTGACGGAGGTGGGCGACAAGACGGAGTATTCGGTCGTCCTGGCCACCCTGAAGCGGCTGACGACGACCCCCGAGTTCAACGACGAGATCCGCAAGAACCTGACCGAGATCGCCGCGATGCAGAAGAAGCTGGGCTGGATCAAGAACCCTCCGAATTTCTCGAAGGGCGCGGCGATGGATGATTCCATGCTGAAGAAGGCGTCCACCGCCAGCGCCAATTAG
- a CDS encoding cytochrome c produces MVGKVRAALLGAAAILVAASLMGGWSALEAAQEQKDSKAVAGRKKLMQGNAKAMKALNGALKAGEYPKVVMLASEIGENALGIGEAFEKKDLAGKTTALPKIWEEKAKFDRIASKMLNDSREVVEAARTKDKQKTEAAVKAMGSNCAACHKEFRQPPKKKS; encoded by the coding sequence ATGGTCGGGAAGGTGCGGGCGGCACTTTTGGGGGCGGCGGCCATTCTCGTCGCGGCTTCGCTCATGGGCGGCTGGTCGGCCCTCGAGGCGGCGCAGGAACAGAAAGACAGCAAGGCGGTCGCGGGCCGCAAGAAGCTGATGCAGGGCAACGCCAAGGCCATGAAGGCCCTCAACGGGGCGCTCAAGGCGGGGGAATACCCCAAGGTTGTCATGCTCGCCAGCGAAATCGGGGAAAACGCCCTGGGCATCGGGGAGGCTTTCGAGAAGAAGGACCTGGCCGGGAAGACGACCGCCCTCCCCAAAATCTGGGAGGAGAAGGCCAAATTCGACCGGATCGCCTCGAAGATGCTGAACGACTCCCGGGAGGTGGTGGAGGCCGCCCGGACCAAGGACAAGCAAAAGACCGAGGCGGCCGTCAAGGCGATGGGTTCCAACTGCGCGGCCTGCCACAAGGAATTCCGGCAGCCGCCCAAGAAGAAAAGCTGA
- a CDS encoding DUF167 domain-containing protein — MIPVRREADGSSFEVQVQPRSSRAAIEGEREGALRLRLTAPPVEGAANRQCIELLSEALGVPKSAVVIVSGATARRKRVRVRGLEPEAAEAKLRALCRGGAEGEGEGR; from the coding sequence GTGATTCCGGTCCGCCGCGAGGCGGACGGGTCGAGTTTCGAGGTGCAGGTTCAGCCGCGCTCGTCGCGGGCCGCCATCGAGGGTGAGAGGGAAGGCGCCCTGCGGCTCCGTCTCACGGCCCCGCCCGTCGAGGGGGCCGCCAACCGGCAATGCATCGAGCTCCTGTCCGAGGCGCTGGGCGTCCCCAAGAGCGCGGTCGTCATCGTCTCCGGCGCCACGGCCAGGCGAAAGCGCGTCCGGGTGCGGGGCCTGGAGCCGGAGGCCGCCGAGGCGAAGCTGAGGGCGCTTTGCCGGGGCGGCGCGGAAGGCGAGGGAGAAGGAAGGTGA
- a CDS encoding ABC transporter permease — protein sequence MQEAQTLPTPDMTEKKKTSSIWQKLRPAYPFLVILTIWQIAAMQAKGNLGQLFPTLDAIAYRGWELLMGPLMDAIQENPALGLFDYFYYFFQSPILWHTFHTAWRLPFAFLLGAIFGVIIGVLMGRFALWESFCYPLIAVLLPIPALAWVPMAVIWFGLGNQTVIIITGFATFLPITMAVWTGVKTVNPVWIRAAQSMNANKMTIFRTVVIPGSLPMIMSGFRIGMARAWRAGVGAEAFSGIKWGLSAGIFDAQEFLDIAFMMVALSILGVFGFLLEKVLFQPVEKRTVIRWGMMEAMGGQNKKV from the coding sequence GTGCAGGAAGCCCAGACTCTTCCCACGCCGGACATGACTGAAAAGAAAAAGACGTCCTCGATCTGGCAGAAGCTGCGGCCAGCCTATCCTTTTCTGGTGATCCTGACCATATGGCAGATCGCCGCCATGCAGGCGAAGGGGAACCTGGGCCAGCTCTTCCCCACCCTGGACGCCATCGCCTATCGCGGGTGGGAGCTTCTGATGGGCCCCCTGATGGACGCGATTCAGGAAAATCCAGCCCTGGGGCTCTTCGATTATTTCTACTACTTCTTCCAGAGCCCCATCTTATGGCACACTTTCCACACCGCTTGGCGGTTGCCGTTTGCGTTCCTGCTGGGCGCGATCTTTGGGGTCATCATCGGCGTTCTGATGGGCCGCTTCGCCTTATGGGAATCGTTCTGCTATCCCCTCATCGCCGTGCTCCTGCCGATTCCGGCCCTGGCCTGGGTGCCCATGGCGGTAATCTGGTTCGGCCTTGGAAACCAGACCGTCATCATCATCACTGGGTTTGCCACATTTCTGCCCATTACCATGGCGGTATGGACGGGGGTGAAGACCGTCAATCCCGTTTGGATCCGGGCCGCCCAGTCCATGAATGCCAACAAGATGACCATCTTCCGCACGGTCGTCATCCCCGGCTCCCTTCCGATGATCATGAGCGGGTTCCGGATCGGGATGGCCCGCGCCTGGCGTGCCGGCGTAGGCGCCGAGGCTTTCAGCGGGATCAAGTGGGGGCTTTCGGCCGGCATCTTCGACGCCCAGGAATTCCTCGACATCGCCTTCATGATGGTGGCGCTGTCGATCCTGGGCGTTTTCGGATTTCTCTTGGAGAAGGTGCTCTTCCAGCCCGTCGAAAAGCGGACCGTCATCCGGTGGGGGATGATGGAAGCGATGGGTGGGCAGAACAAGAAGGTCTAG
- a CDS encoding FecR domain-containing protein produces the protein MQKSILSRALVLASSIIAVLLLWPVDALPQAGSTVTKGSFVERFFVNRFSRSPNARDYVPANIESLPPAERYAAVVKGLSDKGVVALVGSQPGDPLTRLEFVTLTYILAGGPPGKSLAEQKEFLRSKGVLDRNDIGFIKTYQGDVTVTRTGQEQAQKVTGAEPVLFRDVDETSVGAKMELQFDDGSVLSIGEDTAITIDEMIYEPVSGRRSIQLRMTVGTIKVDAAPNTHPQSRFNVVTPSMVAGVRGTVFAMVVNAQGATKLITLRGLVGARPLRAGEARPRTRRELQQAGGRAGTTTQAPPAAAAVVPGQAGQAQEVVVGAGQTTEVSSAGAPTAVQQATQQDIQQVNQATAVTAPAQAAAVTTTQVQQTSVIVTTATKASAESAVQSKQEAREQLAVKPTTEDKGDATTELVEVGKDTVLGGSTTTPTTAAVDPLAGLTGDSLKTAFLKLTDTQQAEKFGGLTTSQQRDLLARMNQTESEALLARFKPSSPFTAKVLDSLLDYGAVSQEFSLSVTSSLLWPGGVVESRSGLLNRIGILLDNLTPEQVVEFANCEDNHPTRICVGSNTSAGNFDWFTNTSVNDDEFTTLGAAVATALSRELDRLAQAGGVLNRPHGPQAGVPTQMILATASGDDIFPSGANENTFFTLANGRKLDPWFVAAEIMFNLDDHLPDPLSVTDQATQDIWGGAMRPSVYTGRNGVYQAGQLRADAFGDGGLINVSSRVAALNANGFLSYAVQVEEDIVNAAAKVIHDLNASTFAGSSNIINLIDSQIEASTIRARDAHWQAVADARAGVVFFNGEGRRVRAQQYVYRPASSPDQVRLVAITLGERGSGLGYIDGRAQFQSGQMPTTAAGIRDLPWNSYFSVMYTGGPSFCASSGCFMVVGSPQNSPLLSSLRVEIGNETPGEFFREEILGISSRSTLSTFNFAGTSLGSHTVQFVDGPHNLIVKSLPVFGTTAKTFSTPTNSAFNPRLGAFSVSSGLPGQIPSGQFRVYPVEFHPNANVRNGQDQNNPAGFNYFMNDAGTVRSFPVRFSVLGDSTTQANSGLQTSTCGSGSSPCGFSAVKFNTIWDALRVNLSDATANPESNLPTINIGPNILGIRAPAVSSITGTTFFQQDIRSAFIPFPRMIWRGDSEF, from the coding sequence GTGCAGAAGAGCATTCTCTCCCGAGCCCTCGTTCTCGCCTCGTCGATCATCGCCGTTCTGCTCCTCTGGCCGGTGGATGCCTTGCCCCAGGCCGGTTCCACCGTGACCAAGGGCTCCTTCGTCGAGCGGTTTTTCGTCAACCGCTTCAGCCGCTCGCCCAACGCCCGCGACTATGTGCCCGCCAACATCGAGTCCCTGCCACCGGCCGAGCGCTACGCGGCCGTGGTGAAGGGCCTGAGCGATAAGGGCGTCGTGGCCCTCGTGGGGAGCCAGCCCGGCGACCCGCTGACCCGGCTCGAGTTCGTCACGCTCACCTACATCCTCGCCGGCGGCCCTCCGGGCAAGAGCCTGGCCGAGCAGAAGGAGTTCCTCCGCTCCAAGGGCGTCCTGGACCGCAACGACATCGGCTTCATCAAGACGTACCAGGGCGACGTCACCGTCACCCGGACGGGGCAGGAGCAGGCGCAGAAGGTCACCGGCGCCGAGCCCGTCCTCTTCCGCGACGTGGACGAAACCTCCGTCGGAGCCAAGATGGAGCTCCAGTTCGACGACGGCAGCGTCCTCTCCATCGGCGAGGACACCGCCATCACGATCGACGAGATGATCTACGAGCCGGTTTCCGGGCGGCGCTCCATCCAGCTCCGGATGACCGTAGGCACCATCAAGGTCGATGCCGCGCCCAACACCCATCCGCAGTCCCGCTTCAACGTGGTGACGCCCAGCATGGTGGCCGGGGTGCGCGGCACCGTCTTCGCCATGGTCGTGAACGCCCAGGGCGCCACCAAGCTCATCACCCTCCGGGGCCTCGTGGGCGCCCGCCCCCTCCGGGCCGGGGAGGCGCGGCCCCGCACGCGGCGCGAGCTTCAGCAGGCGGGGGGCCGGGCCGGGACGACGACCCAGGCGCCGCCCGCCGCCGCCGCCGTGGTGCCGGGGCAGGCGGGCCAGGCCCAGGAGGTCGTGGTCGGCGCCGGGCAGACGACCGAGGTGTCCTCCGCCGGGGCCCCCACGGCCGTCCAGCAGGCGACCCAGCAGGACATCCAGCAGGTGAACCAGGCGACCGCCGTCACGGCGCCGGCCCAGGCGGCCGCCGTCACCACCACCCAGGTGCAGCAGACCAGCGTCATCGTCACCACCGCCACCAAGGCGTCGGCCGAGTCGGCGGTCCAGTCGAAGCAGGAAGCCCGCGAGCAGCTGGCCGTCAAGCCGACCACCGAGGACAAGGGCGATGCCACCACGGAACTGGTCGAGGTGGGCAAGGACACCGTCCTGGGCGGCTCCACCACCACCCCCACCACCGCCGCCGTCGATCCTCTCGCCGGCCTGACGGGGGACTCCCTCAAGACCGCTTTCCTGAAGCTCACCGACACCCAGCAGGCGGAGAAGTTCGGTGGGCTCACCACCTCCCAGCAGCGCGACCTGTTGGCGAGGATGAACCAGACCGAGTCCGAGGCCCTCCTGGCCCGCTTCAAGCCCAGCTCCCCCTTCACCGCGAAGGTGCTGGATTCCCTGCTCGACTACGGCGCGGTCTCCCAGGAGTTCTCACTCTCCGTCACAAGCAGCCTCCTGTGGCCGGGCGGGGTGGTCGAAAGCCGGAGCGGCCTCCTCAACCGCATCGGCATCCTCCTCGACAACCTGACGCCCGAGCAGGTGGTGGAGTTCGCCAACTGCGAGGATAACCACCCCACCCGCATCTGCGTGGGGAGCAACACCTCGGCTGGCAATTTCGACTGGTTCACGAACACCAGCGTAAATGACGATGAATTCACGACCCTGGGGGCGGCGGTGGCGACGGCCCTGAGCCGGGAGCTCGACCGCCTCGCCCAGGCCGGGGGCGTCCTCAACCGGCCCCACGGGCCCCAGGCCGGCGTCCCCACCCAGATGATCCTCGCCACGGCCTCCGGGGACGACATCTTCCCCTCCGGCGCCAACGAGAACACCTTCTTCACCCTCGCCAATGGGCGAAAGCTCGACCCCTGGTTCGTCGCCGCCGAGATCATGTTCAATCTCGATGACCACCTCCCCGATCCGCTGAGTGTCACGGACCAAGCCACGCAGGACATCTGGGGCGGCGCCATGCGCCCCTCCGTCTACACCGGCAGGAACGGCGTCTACCAGGCCGGGCAGCTGCGCGCCGACGCGTTTGGGGACGGAGGGTTGATTAACGTCTCCTCCCGCGTCGCCGCCCTCAACGCGAACGGCTTCCTCTCCTACGCCGTCCAGGTGGAGGAGGACATCGTCAACGCGGCCGCGAAGGTCATCCACGACCTGAACGCCTCCACGTTCGCGGGCAGCAGCAACATCATCAATCTCATCGACAGCCAGATCGAGGCGAGCACCATCCGGGCGCGCGACGCCCACTGGCAGGCCGTGGCCGACGCCCGGGCCGGGGTGGTGTTCTTCAACGGCGAGGGCCGCCGGGTCCGCGCCCAGCAGTACGTCTACCGGCCCGCGTCGAGCCCCGATCAGGTGCGATTGGTCGCGATCACCCTCGGCGAGCGGGGATCGGGACTCGGCTACATCGACGGCCGGGCCCAGTTCCAGAGCGGCCAGATGCCGACCACAGCCGCGGGCATCCGCGACCTGCCCTGGAACTCCTACTTCAGCGTGATGTACACGGGCGGTCCGTCCTTCTGCGCGAGCTCAGGATGCTTCATGGTGGTCGGAAGCCCCCAGAACAGCCCTCTCCTATCGAGCCTGAGGGTGGAAATCGGGAACGAGACGCCGGGGGAGTTCTTCCGGGAGGAAATCCTCGGTATCAGCAGCCGGTCGACCCTCTCCACCTTCAATTTCGCCGGGACTTCATTGGGCAGCCACACCGTCCAGTTCGTGGACGGCCCGCACAACCTGATCGTCAAGAGCCTGCCGGTATTCGGCACCACCGCGAAGACCTTCAGCACTCCGACCAACTCGGCGTTCAATCCCCGGCTGGGCGCGTTCAGCGTTAGCAGCGGCCTCCCCGGCCAGATTCCGAGCGGCCAGTTCCGCGTCTATCCGGTCGAGTTCCACCCCAACGCCAATGTCCGCAACGGCCAAGATCAAAACAACCCGGCGGGCTTCAACTACTTCATGAACGATGCGGGCACCGTCCGGTCCTTCCCCGTCCGCTTCTCCGTCCTGGGGGATTCCACGACGCAGGCCAACTCGGGCCTCCAGACCTCGACCTGCGGCTCCGGGTCATCTCCTTGCGGCTTTAGCGCCGTCAAGTTCAACACCATATGGGATGCCCTCCGGGTGAACCTGAGCGATGCGACGGCGAACCCGGAAAGCAACCTGCCCACGATCAACATCGGGCCCAACATTCTGGGCATCCGGGCGCCCGCGGTTTCGTCCATCACCGGGACCACATTTTTCCAGCAGGACATCCGCTCGGCCTTCATCCCCTTCCCGCGCATGATCTGGAGGGGGGATTCCGAGTTCTAG